The following proteins are co-located in the Candidatus Lokiarchaeota archaeon genome:
- the larA gene encoding nickel-dependent lactate racemase, whose product MLKFDVLYAGEKTTIDIPESCDVQVVEPQPVDVDMDPAQIVDDALESPIDSPSFEEFIASHDSFLVIVNDYARRTPTPEILKVVLLYLEDVDFKIIVASGTHAKPTEKDLREQILGQFYEELKDRVILHDCKNDEMVDYGETSRGTPLKFNKTITEFDAIIAINSIEPHYFAGYTGGRKSILPGIAEYMTVERNHSMALDERANVLALKGNPLHEDMEEAVGKVVNDYPTFGINVVQDGEGRIVGAVAGDIFKQLYKGAELAEEIYAPSIENKVDLLLSVVYPPLDHDLYQGAKGFENTKDVVRDGGIMALMVACPGGIGNEEYTEMMQCADSVEGLVKRFEEMQEHYELGAHKIGSIPPFLANKELWMVTEMSEETVESINLKKAPSPQAAVDMAYEKLGPDMDVLIVRDSGNVVPQLSE is encoded by the coding sequence TTGTTGAAATTTGACGTACTCTATGCTGGAGAGAAGACAACTATAGATATTCCTGAATCCTGTGATGTACAAGTGGTCGAACCCCAACCTGTGGATGTGGACATGGATCCTGCCCAAATTGTGGACGACGCCCTGGAATCACCTATTGATTCACCCTCTTTTGAGGAATTCATCGCATCTCACGATTCATTTCTCGTAATTGTTAATGACTACGCCCGGCGAACACCCACTCCCGAGATATTGAAGGTTGTTCTTCTTTATCTTGAAGATGTAGATTTCAAAATTATTGTCGCAAGTGGAACTCATGCCAAACCAACCGAGAAAGATCTTCGTGAACAGATTCTCGGTCAATTCTATGAAGAACTCAAAGACCGTGTTATTCTGCATGATTGCAAGAACGATGAAATGGTGGATTACGGTGAAACCAGCAGAGGAACACCTCTGAAATTCAACAAGACAATCACCGAGTTTGATGCTATCATTGCCATCAATTCCATTGAACCTCATTATTTCGCAGGATACACTGGAGGAAGAAAGAGCATTCTACCCGGTATAGCCGAGTACATGACGGTTGAGCGGAATCACAGTATGGCTCTGGATGAACGGGCAAACGTCCTTGCATTGAAAGGTAACCCTCTCCATGAGGACATGGAAGAGGCTGTTGGGAAGGTTGTGAATGATTATCCAACCTTTGGTATCAATGTTGTTCAGGATGGCGAGGGAAGAATCGTCGGAGCAGTAGCTGGCGACATATTCAAACAGCTTTACAAAGGTGCTGAGCTCGCAGAAGAAATCTATGCTCCTTCTATTGAGAATAAGGTTGATCTTCTCCTTTCTGTTGTTTATCCCCCTCTAGATCATGATCTCTATCAAGGTGCCAAAGGATTTGAGAACACTAAGGATGTTGTTAGAGATGGAGGCATCATGGCACTGATGGTTGCCTGTCCTGGAGGAATCGGAAATGAAGAATACACTGAAATGATGCAGTGTGCCGATTCCGTTGAGGGGCTTGTCAAGCGATTTGAGGAAATGCAAGAGCACTATGAACTGGGTGCGCACAAAATCGGATCAATTCCTCCTTTTCTAGCGAATAAGGAGCTTTGGATGGTCACTGAGATGAGCGAGGAGACCGTTGAAAGTATCAATCTGAAAAAAGCGCCTTCTCCGCAAGCAGCTGTAGATATGGCATACGAGAAATTGGGTCCTGATATGGATGTGCTTATCGTTCGGGATAGTGGGAATGTAGTGCCCCAGCTAAGTGAGTAA
- a CDS encoding tryptophan-rich sensory protein, translating into MSSRVNPIILQITNIIAVVATLVVDALANILPINGVTTGEVADAYPNLFTPPGYVFAIWGVIYVLLAVFMVFQARPNQRGEQYLQDISFFHLLGAIGNTSWIFLFHYEQIVLAVIPIVVLLISLIIMYVRLGIGIRDVPRNQMLAVHLPVSVYLGWISLATIAGIASALNVLIPGIPIPTQVMLTVIMLVVALVLTLLMLFMRKDIAFGLVVIWASTGVVVKQLATYPLIGITAGVVAAVVTISIIIVALREAEIVSF; encoded by the coding sequence ATGTCATCTCGAGTTAATCCGATTATCTTACAGATTACAAACATCATTGCGGTAGTTGCAACACTTGTCGTTGATGCGCTTGCAAACATTTTGCCGATAAACGGCGTGACCACTGGAGAAGTAGCTGACGCGTATCCAAATCTTTTCACGCCACCAGGCTACGTGTTCGCCATCTGGGGCGTTATCTACGTCCTGTTAGCGGTATTCATGGTTTTTCAAGCTCGACCAAATCAACGAGGTGAGCAGTATCTTCAGGATATCAGTTTCTTCCATCTCCTTGGTGCAATTGGAAACACATCTTGGATCTTCTTGTTCCATTATGAGCAGATTGTCCTAGCTGTTATTCCAATTGTTGTCCTGTTGATTTCACTCATTATCATGTATGTCAGACTGGGTATCGGTATACGTGATGTTCCTCGTAACCAGATGCTTGCTGTACATCTTCCAGTGAGTGTTTATCTAGGATGGATCAGCTTGGCTACAATCGCAGGTATTGCTTCGGCATTGAATGTATTGATTCCAGGAATCCCGATACCTACGCAGGTGATGTTGACAGTTATCATGTTGGTAGTTGCACTAGTGTTAACACTTCTTATGCTCTTTATGCGAAAAGACATCGCGTTCGGCTTAGTAGTCATATGGGCATCTACTGGGGTAGTTGTGAAACAGCTTGCGACCTATCCCCTCATTGGCATTACTGCGGGTGTGGTTGCCGCGGTAGTTACAATTTCCATAATCATAGTAGCTTTGCGGGAAGCAGAAATAGTCTCCTTCTAG
- a CDS encoding zinc-ribbon domain-containing protein: protein MENSNMPRRRRRGHGEKDDPWGLAIPIAVLLIMMMLTHFVWFLVPLVVLLVVFALSIHKDREITRRASDIDYWKAPDAKSSFSGSRIGKTGGIQEPIYETQRRKEQGITAGVLIPIAVLLLLFFLTGTVWFVIPIAVLVISFLGSSAKSQQNQSRVIEELERGDAKSVDDAAEETGLPEEKVRRHIVEGKRKGETNVWFDPNTGTKTSTPLRVTEYPAKHVRACEYCGFELREEDRFCPYCGAPIKAE from the coding sequence ATGGAGAATAGCAACATGCCCAGAAGGAGAAGAAGAGGACATGGAGAGAAAGATGATCCATGGGGACTGGCTATTCCCATTGCAGTACTTCTTATCATGATGATGCTCACACATTTCGTTTGGTTTCTCGTTCCGCTCGTAGTACTTCTAGTTGTTTTCGCATTAAGCATTCACAAAGATCGAGAGATTACTCGTAGAGCCAGTGATATTGATTATTGGAAGGCGCCTGATGCCAAATCTTCATTCTCGGGTTCCCGTATTGGCAAGACTGGGGGTATTCAAGAACCAATTTACGAAACACAACGGAGGAAAGAACAAGGGATTACGGCAGGAGTGTTGATTCCTATTGCAGTGCTACTCCTCCTTTTCTTTTTGACCGGAACTGTCTGGTTCGTAATTCCAATTGCAGTCTTAGTGATTTCTTTCTTGGGATCTTCAGCCAAATCCCAACAAAACCAATCACGAGTAATCGAAGAACTGGAGCGCGGGGATGCAAAGAGCGTAGATGATGCGGCAGAAGAAACAGGACTGCCTGAAGAAAAAGTCAGGCGTCACATTGTGGAAGGAAAACGTAAAGGTGAGACCAATGTCTGGTTTGATCCAAATACTGGAACCAAGACTTCTACGCCACTTAGAGTTACAGAATACCCGGCCAAACACGTACGTGCTTGTGAGTACTGTGGTTTTGAGTTAAGAGAAGAGGACCGATTTTGTCCCTATTGTGGGGCTCCTATCAAGGCTGAATGA
- a CDS encoding endonuclease III — MPDFPRRKQKARDTCRILIENYGDIIHERRLPPIDELILTILSQNTTDVNSRRAFESLKERFDSWELLLKAPQEEVAEAINCSGLYNIKAERIKAALAKIQSRVGELDLSLLNDMPLDEAKNWLTSLHGVGPKTAAIILLFSFGRPALPVDTHVWRVTKRLGLIDQDTSREKAHVVLEEIIPHDCVFSLNRNLVKHGRGICKAQNPLCEKCFLNEHCDYYASL; from the coding sequence ATGCCTGACTTTCCAAGACGAAAACAGAAGGCTCGTGATACATGTCGGATTTTGATAGAAAACTACGGCGATATTATTCATGAACGACGCCTTCCACCAATCGATGAGCTCATACTCACCATTTTGAGCCAGAATACAACGGATGTTAATTCAAGAAGAGCATTTGAATCCCTGAAAGAACGTTTCGATTCTTGGGAACTCCTGCTAAAAGCGCCACAAGAAGAAGTGGCCGAAGCCATCAATTGCTCTGGTCTCTATAACATCAAGGCGGAACGAATCAAGGCCGCGTTGGCGAAAATACAAAGCCGAGTCGGAGAATTGGACCTGTCTTTGCTTAATGACATGCCCCTTGACGAAGCAAAGAACTGGCTCACTTCCTTGCATGGGGTTGGCCCGAAGACAGCAGCGATTATTCTACTATTCTCGTTTGGTCGCCCAGCACTGCCAGTTGACACCCATGTCTGGCGAGTAACAAAGCGCCTTGGTCTTATTGATCAGGACACTTCGCGGGAGAAGGCACACGTAGTGCTTGAAGAAATAATACCACATGATTGTGTATTTTCATTGAACAGAAACTTGGTTAAACATGGTCGAGGAATCTGTAAGGCCCAAAATCCACTTTGCGAAAAATGTTTCCTCAATGAGCACTGTGACTACTATGCATCACTATAG
- a CDS encoding FprA family A-type flavoprotein, whose translation MKVVVIYESTRGRTEAMAKAICEGVNSNGQECEIVNAKDFEELKDTCALAVGSSTRMKKALPHVRRLLAEMKDLEGIPSAAFGSYGWSGEAPDTIAEELKRLGGSLVENQPVKAKEMPNRNELELCKNLGKRLADSCTS comes from the coding sequence ATGAAGGTGGTCGTCATCTACGAAAGCACAAGAGGAAGAACAGAAGCCATGGCCAAAGCAATTTGTGAAGGTGTTAATTCAAATGGTCAAGAATGCGAAATTGTTAACGCCAAGGACTTCGAAGAATTGAAAGACACTTGTGCTTTGGCGGTAGGCAGTTCAACACGAATGAAAAAGGCACTTCCTCATGTGAGACGATTGCTCGCAGAGATGAAAGATCTTGAAGGAATACCAAGTGCAGCTTTTGGCTCGTATGGGTGGAGCGGGGAGGCCCCAGACACGATTGCTGAAGAACTGAAGAGACTCGGAGGCTCACTTGTTGAAAATCAACCAGTCAAGGCAAAGGAAATGCCTAACAGAAATGAGCTGGAGCTCTGCAAAAATCTAGGCAAAAGACTTGCAGACTCCTGTACGAGCTAA
- a CDS encoding ATP-binding cassette domain-containing protein, with protein MGYVWRLTKYALKHWGHFIGYLACAGIGSLFNVLTPLVLVSIIDDVLPSAQYELILPYVLIYITLSGLYAVFDIAGRYGAALTAQNVIYDLRSELYDSLLEKDLAFYDENETGKLLARVTTDVTTMRHFLYWGYRVVFIAIATLIGTYAVMFTLSIELTIYMLLALPFIVTFIYLFAKRVRPVFYEARSQYGTLSSVLSENVTGMKVVKAYTATDREYDRVQEENEKFYETRTEALRLLSLYRPLLPAVLGLITGILIYYGGFSFTLGGISYGRFVGFISLVSMLYLPARFLSWGVGMYQRASASGERTFYILDHEDELTEPEDPVRVEDLDGRVEFDGVDFSYGGDNWILRDINLSVEPGKTVALLGGTGSGKTSLVNLIPRFYDVDTRTTVTYDCKKYAVDENGKVEIEGETYTVEGDTVEIKGEEYPVKMPGAVRVDGIDVRLYSLEDLRSNIGMVHQDPFLFSASVRDNIAFGNPQAPLKEVKEAAKAANIHDYIITLENGYDARIGERGVTLSGGQKQRIAIARALLANPRILILDDSTSSVDARTEMLIQEALEKLMTGRTTFIITHRLSTIRNADMIVMMDRGRVVEKGTHKELLEKDGLYAGLHATLKQMEIAAPRAQSPQTSTEEMEVTSGG; from the coding sequence ATGGGTTACGTATGGCGATTGACTAAATACGCCCTCAAGCACTGGGGTCATTTCATAGGCTACCTTGCTTGTGCAGGAATTGGCTCACTCTTCAACGTGCTAACGCCCCTCGTACTTGTGAGTATCATCGATGATGTCCTCCCGAGTGCACAATATGAACTAATACTGCCATACGTTTTGATTTACATTACGTTAAGTGGACTCTATGCTGTTTTTGATATCGCTGGAAGGTATGGTGCAGCACTTACCGCTCAGAACGTAATCTATGATTTACGAAGTGAGCTATATGATAGCCTTTTGGAGAAAGACCTCGCATTCTATGATGAAAACGAAACTGGCAAGCTTCTAGCCAGGGTTACCACAGATGTCACAACTATGCGGCATTTCCTGTATTGGGGCTACAGGGTTGTCTTTATTGCTATTGCAACCCTCATAGGAACCTATGCAGTTATGTTCACATTAAGCATCGAGCTGACAATCTACATGCTGCTGGCCCTTCCATTTATTGTGACATTCATCTATCTCTTCGCAAAACGGGTACGACCTGTCTTCTACGAGGCCCGGAGCCAGTATGGTACTCTCAGCTCAGTTTTGTCCGAGAACGTAACAGGCATGAAGGTTGTCAAAGCGTATACAGCAACTGATCGAGAGTATGATAGAGTACAAGAAGAAAATGAGAAGTTCTATGAGACTCGAACTGAAGCTCTTCGACTTCTTTCACTGTACAGACCATTGCTCCCTGCAGTTCTTGGATTAATAACCGGCATTCTCATCTACTATGGAGGGTTCTCTTTCACCCTTGGCGGGATTAGTTATGGCCGTTTTGTTGGTTTTATCAGCTTGGTAAGCATGCTGTATCTTCCTGCCCGATTTCTTAGCTGGGGAGTTGGCATGTATCAAAGAGCGTCAGCATCAGGTGAACGAACATTCTACATTTTGGATCACGAAGACGAGCTGACCGAGCCAGAGGATCCTGTTCGAGTCGAGGACCTTGATGGGAGAGTTGAGTTCGATGGGGTGGATTTCAGCTACGGGGGAGATAACTGGATTCTGCGTGATATCAACCTAAGCGTTGAGCCTGGAAAAACAGTAGCACTTCTAGGTGGAACGGGGTCAGGCAAGACTAGTCTCGTTAACCTCATTCCAAGATTCTATGATGTCGACACGCGCACTACAGTAACTTATGATTGTAAGAAATACGCCGTCGACGAGAATGGAAAGGTGGAAATAGAGGGTGAGACATACACCGTCGAAGGGGACACTGTTGAAATCAAAGGTGAGGAATACCCCGTCAAGATGCCTGGAGCAGTTCGAGTAGATGGCATCGATGTGAGACTCTACTCCTTGGAGGATCTCAGAAGCAACATAGGAATGGTTCATCAAGACCCCTTCCTCTTCTCTGCGTCTGTAAGAGACAACATCGCGTTTGGTAATCCTCAAGCCCCATTGAAAGAGGTCAAAGAGGCAGCAAAAGCAGCAAACATTCATGACTACATCATTACGCTTGAAAACGGATACGATGCTAGGATAGGAGAAAGAGGTGTTACCCTTAGTGGGGGTCAAAAACAGAGGATTGCCATTGCCAGAGCGTTGTTGGCGAATCCGCGAATCTTGATTCTTGACGATTCAACAAGCTCTGTTGACGCTAGGACGGAAATGCTAATCCAAGAAGCGCTAGAGAAACTCATGACCGGGCGGACTACATTCATCATCACCCATAGACTCAGCACCATTCGTAATGCTGACATGATTGTGATGATGGATAGGGGGCGTGTAGTTGAGAAGGGCACTCACAAAGAACTACTAGAGAAGGATGGACTATATGCAGGTTTACATGCTACTCTTAAACAGATGGAGATAGCAGCCCCACGAGCCCAGAGCCCACAAACATCCACCGAAGAAATGGAGGTGACGAGTGGTGGGTAG